Proteins from one Rosa chinensis cultivar Old Blush chromosome 7, RchiOBHm-V2, whole genome shotgun sequence genomic window:
- the LOC112175622 gene encoding 11-beta-hydroxysteroid dehydrogenase B isoform X1, with translation MSFQTNTCFSQTLMHVRILLLISPFATTCQTRIDLISSFRPSLSFRSSISVTRLAKGPYTTTTIHLFQFHNLMDLLNSVLNFVVPPASLVMLAFSWPALCFISGCEWLYNQFNGEDMEDKVVIITGASSGIGEQIAYEYAKRRAKLVLVARRETRLRGIGENARFLGAKHVLIIAADVVKEEDCRRFINETINIYGRVDHLVNTVSLGHTFSFEEVTDTSVFPQLLDINFWGNVYPTYVALPYLRQTHGKVIVNASVESWLPLPRMSLYAAAKAALVNFYETLRLEVKDDVGITIATHGWIVSEMSRGKFMVDEGAEMQWKEEREVHVSGGPAEDFARLIVAGACRGDAYVKYPSWYDIFLLYRVFAPNILNWTFRMILPTHGMRRTSLIGTGRPISSEGSYGRPLLEGTSPRRLLVSPTFTPLSHQHKLE, from the exons ATGAGCTTCCAAACCAACACGTGTTTCTCACAAACACTCATGCATGTAAGGATACTGCTGTTGATCTCACCATTTGCCACTACATGTCAAACTCGAATCGATCTTATCTCCAGCTTCCGTCCCAGTCTCTCATTTCGATCATCAATATCAGTTACCAGGTTAGCCAAAGGACCATATACTACTACTACCATCcatctctttcaatttcataACCTAATGGATTTGCTTAACTCGGTTCTGAATTTCGTGGTGCCACCGGCAAGTTTGGTGATGCTGGCTTTTTCTTGGCCTGCACTGTGCTTCATCAGTGGTTGCGAGTGGCTTTACAACCAGTTCAATGGTGAAGATATGGAGGACAAAGTGGTTATAATTACTGGAGCTTCTTCTGGCATAGGGGAG CAAATTGCATATGAATATGCAAAGAGGCGGGCGAAGCTTGTATTAGTGGCAAGAAGAGAGACCAGGCTGCGAGGGATTGGTGAGAATGCAAGGTTCTTGGGTGCAAAGCATGTCTTGATAATTGCTGCAGATGTTGTCAAGGAGGAGGACTGTAGgaggttcattaatgaaaccataAACATTTACGGCCGAG TGGATCATCTTGTAAACACAGTAAGCTTAGGACACACGTTCAGCTTTGAGGAAGTTACAGACACTTCTGTGTTTCCCCAGCTGTTG GACATAAATTTTTGGGGAAATGTTTATCCTACATATGTTGCTCTTCCTTACCTGCGTCAAACCCATGGAAAAGTCATTGTTAATGCTTCAGTTGAGAGCTGGTTACCTTTGCCGCGGATGAGTTTATATGCT GCGGCAAAGGCAGCTCTGGTCAACTTTTATGAGACACTGAGATTAGAAGTAAAAGACGACGTGGGGATAACAATTGCAACTCATGGATGGATTGTTAGTGAAATGTCAAGAGGCAAGTTCATGGTAGATGAGGGTGCTGAAATGCAATGGAAGGAAGAAAGAGAG GTACATGTGAGTGGTGGACCGGCGGAGGATTTTGCAAGGTTAATTGTAGCAGGGGCTTGCCGAGGAGATGCATACGTGAAGTATCCAAGCTGGTATGACATATTCCTGCTTTACAGGGTGTTTGCACCTAATATTCTGAATTGGACATTCCGCATGATTCTTCCTACACACGGTATGAGGAGAACTTCACTCATTGGCACGGGGAGGCCTATTTCATCTGAAGGTAGCTATGGAAGGCCTTTGTTGGAAGGAACTTCACCAAGGAGACTTCTTGTTAGTCCAACTTTCACTCCACTCAGTCATCAGCACAAACTGGAATAA
- the LOC112175622 gene encoding 11-beta-hydroxysteroid dehydrogenase B isoform X2 — protein sequence MSFQTNTCFSQTLMHVRILLLISPFATTCQTRIDLISSFRPSLSFRSSISVTSLVMLAFSWPALCFISGCEWLYNQFNGEDMEDKVVIITGASSGIGEQIAYEYAKRRAKLVLVARRETRLRGIGENARFLGAKHVLIIAADVVKEEDCRRFINETINIYGRVDHLVNTVSLGHTFSFEEVTDTSVFPQLLDINFWGNVYPTYVALPYLRQTHGKVIVNASVESWLPLPRMSLYAAAKAALVNFYETLRLEVKDDVGITIATHGWIVSEMSRGKFMVDEGAEMQWKEEREVHVSGGPAEDFARLIVAGACRGDAYVKYPSWYDIFLLYRVFAPNILNWTFRMILPTHGMRRTSLIGTGRPISSEGSYGRPLLEGTSPRRLLVSPTFTPLSHQHKLE from the exons ATGAGCTTCCAAACCAACACGTGTTTCTCACAAACACTCATGCATGTAAGGATACTGCTGTTGATCTCACCATTTGCCACTACATGTCAAACTCGAATCGATCTTATCTCCAGCTTCCGTCCCAGTCTCTCATTTCGATCATCAATATCAGTTACCAG TTTGGTGATGCTGGCTTTTTCTTGGCCTGCACTGTGCTTCATCAGTGGTTGCGAGTGGCTTTACAACCAGTTCAATGGTGAAGATATGGAGGACAAAGTGGTTATAATTACTGGAGCTTCTTCTGGCATAGGGGAG CAAATTGCATATGAATATGCAAAGAGGCGGGCGAAGCTTGTATTAGTGGCAAGAAGAGAGACCAGGCTGCGAGGGATTGGTGAGAATGCAAGGTTCTTGGGTGCAAAGCATGTCTTGATAATTGCTGCAGATGTTGTCAAGGAGGAGGACTGTAGgaggttcattaatgaaaccataAACATTTACGGCCGAG TGGATCATCTTGTAAACACAGTAAGCTTAGGACACACGTTCAGCTTTGAGGAAGTTACAGACACTTCTGTGTTTCCCCAGCTGTTG GACATAAATTTTTGGGGAAATGTTTATCCTACATATGTTGCTCTTCCTTACCTGCGTCAAACCCATGGAAAAGTCATTGTTAATGCTTCAGTTGAGAGCTGGTTACCTTTGCCGCGGATGAGTTTATATGCT GCGGCAAAGGCAGCTCTGGTCAACTTTTATGAGACACTGAGATTAGAAGTAAAAGACGACGTGGGGATAACAATTGCAACTCATGGATGGATTGTTAGTGAAATGTCAAGAGGCAAGTTCATGGTAGATGAGGGTGCTGAAATGCAATGGAAGGAAGAAAGAGAG GTACATGTGAGTGGTGGACCGGCGGAGGATTTTGCAAGGTTAATTGTAGCAGGGGCTTGCCGAGGAGATGCATACGTGAAGTATCCAAGCTGGTATGACATATTCCTGCTTTACAGGGTGTTTGCACCTAATATTCTGAATTGGACATTCCGCATGATTCTTCCTACACACGGTATGAGGAGAACTTCACTCATTGGCACGGGGAGGCCTATTTCATCTGAAGGTAGCTATGGAAGGCCTTTGTTGGAAGGAACTTCACCAAGGAGACTTCTTGTTAGTCCAACTTTCACTCCACTCAGTCATCAGCACAAACTGGAATAA